A genomic stretch from Spiroplasma endosymbiont of Clivina fossor includes:
- the obgE gene encoding GTPase ObgE: MKFIDKITIKVKAGKGGDGAVAFRRELYLPKGGPAGGDGGNGGNIVFIGDEGINTLLELNYQKEIKGVDGENGQHKNMHGKNAKNTYISVPLGTIIYDALNKEEIGDVVTNKQEVIVANGGRGGKGNSRFANSRNRAPTIFTRGDLGEEKEITCELKLLADVGIIGMPNAGKSTFLGTISHAKPQIGDFPFTTLTPQLGVVKHQNFSFVVADLPGLIAGASLGKGLGYEFLRHIERCRLLVHLIDISSLPNAYDNYLVIQKELKDYNLRLENKQQIVVAGKMDQVDASRNLELFSKQIKQKVYPISSWTREGIESLVHIIHRQLQTIKKIPELKSEMTPTIYRFTPTNEEIIVENLGNGHWKVIGASVHRIYHKFPLTTHDNLLLFNQKLRDLGVFKILVKKGIQKGDTIKIFDYELQWLDENF; the protein is encoded by the coding sequence ATGAAATTTATTGATAAGATTACAATTAAAGTTAAAGCTGGCAAAGGTGGTGATGGTGCTGTTGCCTTTCGTCGTGAATTATATCTTCCAAAAGGTGGACCGGCTGGTGGTGATGGCGGTAATGGTGGTAACATTGTTTTTATTGGCGATGAGGGAATAAATACATTATTAGAATTAAACTATCAAAAAGAAATTAAAGGTGTTGATGGTGAAAATGGGCAACATAAAAATATGCATGGTAAAAATGCTAAAAATACTTATATTAGTGTTCCCTTAGGTACTATTATTTATGATGCTTTAAATAAAGAAGAAATTGGTGATGTTGTTACTAACAAACAAGAAGTTATTGTTGCGAATGGTGGTCGTGGTGGTAAAGGAAATAGTCGTTTTGCTAATTCCAGAAATCGTGCCCCGACAATATTTACTCGTGGTGATTTAGGTGAAGAAAAAGAAATTACTTGTGAATTAAAATTATTAGCTGATGTTGGAATTATCGGTATGCCTAATGCTGGAAAGTCTACTTTCTTAGGAACTATTTCTCACGCTAAACCACAAATTGGTGATTTTCCTTTTACAACTTTAACCCCGCAATTAGGAGTAGTTAAACATCAAAACTTTTCTTTTGTAGTTGCTGATTTACCAGGATTAATTGCTGGTGCTAGTTTAGGAAAAGGTTTAGGATATGAATTTTTACGGCATATTGAGCGATGTCGATTATTAGTTCATCTTATTGATATTAGTAGTTTACCCAATGCTTATGATAATTATTTAGTGATTCAAAAAGAACTTAAAGATTATAATTTACGATTAGAAAATAAGCAACAAATAGTTGTGGCAGGTAAAATGGATCAAGTTGATGCTTCTCGTAATTTAGAACTTTTTAGTAAGCAAATTAAACAAAAAGTTTACCCAATTTCTTCTTGGACTAGAGAAGGCATTGAATCATTAGTCCATATTATTCATAGGCAATTGCAAACTATTAAAAAAATACCAGAATTAAAATCAGAAATGACGCCAACAATCTATCGTTTTACACCAACAAATGAAGAAATCATTGTTGAAAATTTAGGAAATGGTCATTGAAAAGTAATTGGTGCTAGTGTGCATCGCATTTATCACAAATTTCCATTAACAACACATGATAATTTATTATTATTTAATCAGAAGTTACGAGATTTAGGGGTTTTTAAAATTCTTGTTAAAAAAGGCATTCAAAAAGGAGATACAATTAAAATTTTTGATTATGAGTTGCAATGACTTGACGAAAATTTTTAA